Proteins from one Terriglobia bacterium genomic window:
- a CDS encoding SAM-dependent methyltransferase, whose protein sequence is MTHTGPLLQTISDTARWAAVFRARESDRPDALFRDPVARRLAGERGEQIANTLPYGDRYSWSFVTRTQVIDQLIHDQIQQGVDMVINLAAGLDARPYRMVLPPSFHWIEVDLPEIIHYKEKVLEGEKPAGNLERIGLDLVNGSARRDLFDRLGRIASKALIITEGLLPYLSEEEVNSLATDLAAPSSFQRWILDLLSPGLVKRLQRSLGPYLSHSGASMKFGPEEGPEYFTAYGWRPVKVYSMLTTAAHLHRLSFWLRLVALLPEPTGRQGSRPWGGVCLYARR, encoded by the coding sequence ATGACCCACACTGGACCCCTACTTCAGACCATCTCTGACACAGCGCGTTGGGCCGCTGTGTTTCGGGCACGTGAGAGCGATCGGCCCGACGCGCTCTTTCGTGACCCCGTGGCCCGTCGCCTGGCGGGTGAACGCGGCGAACAGATCGCCAATACCTTGCCCTATGGCGACCGCTATTCCTGGTCGTTTGTCACCCGGACCCAAGTGATCGACCAGCTTATTCACGATCAGATTCAGCAGGGCGTCGACATGGTCATCAATCTCGCTGCCGGCCTTGATGCGAGACCGTACCGGATGGTCCTTCCCCCGTCTTTCCATTGGATCGAAGTGGACCTTCCAGAAATCATCCATTACAAAGAGAAGGTTCTTGAGGGCGAAAAGCCCGCGGGAAATCTGGAACGGATCGGGTTGGACCTCGTCAACGGGAGTGCCCGTCGCGACCTGTTTGATCGATTGGGCCGGATTGCAAGTAAGGCCCTGATTATCACTGAAGGGCTGCTCCCCTATCTCAGCGAAGAGGAGGTCAACTCCCTGGCAACCGATCTTGCCGCTCCCTCCAGCTTTCAACGCTGGATTCTCGACCTCCTGTCACCCGGGCTCGTCAAGAGATTGCAGCGGAGCCTCGGACCCTATCTGAGCCACAGCGGCGCGTCGATGAAGTTTGGGCCGGAAGAAGGTCCCGAGTATTTCACGGCTTACGGCTGGAGGCCGGTCAAAGTCTATTCGATGCTTACCACGGCCGCGCATCTGCATCGGCTTTCATTCTGGTTGCGTCTCGTGGCATTGCTTCCCGAACCGACCGGCCGCCAGGGTTCGCGGCCGTGGGGAGGCGTCTGCCTGTATGCGAGAAGGTAA
- a CDS encoding mechanosensitive ion channel family protein: MKLLFTQGTTLNREAHRERRPTSSFHLLQYRLLLPAAMVLLVGLGMSQGAADNPPASPDLILFLNQTLDWYRQLDLERQIATEPNDVLIVNDDRRVADQIVRLAFDFARGRAEAITKGAGSGQAENASPDSTRYQALLQYSTKLEKQVRDSQAQLQSLQQKLDTVTGRKREALQSAISETRSELDLADARRDALKSMVEFVSGTNTSGLGATGLRAQIESLARSLPAALTEPLTGKESTASANEPVSPALALPANKPEPTGIWGLAIDVLTLFRKVRTLDQVIHLTDALTQSSKELRAPLIAELKQLSQRGDLVANQPESQDQSFLAQQKGDLDALTVQFKRISASALPLSKQGILLGLYQRSLTRWQGTVKSRYAAELRNLLIRLALLVVVLGGVIGAAELWRRTIYRYIQDAHRRHQFLLLRRIVLWCLIVIIIAFSFASELGSVATFAGLLTAGVAVALQNVILSVVGYFFLIGKYGIRVGDRVQIAGVTGEVIDIGLVRLHLMELGVSGPKTPSGRVVAFSNSIVFLPTAGLFKQIPGTNFVWHEISLTLSPDSDYRAVEERLLAVVETVFEDYREAMEQQRRHLEKTFHTTPEDALRPKSRLRLTPEGLEAAIRFPVDLQNAVEVDDRIMRELLKAIDQDPKLKLVASGAPGLKLKTDLSTPGAPAR, from the coding sequence ATGAAGTTGCTATTCACTCAAGGAACTACCCTGAACCGGGAAGCACACCGGGAGCGGAGGCCGACCTCAAGTTTCCACCTGCTTCAATACCGACTTCTGCTCCCCGCGGCCATGGTCCTCCTCGTCGGGCTGGGCATGTCTCAAGGTGCTGCCGACAATCCACCCGCTTCACCTGACCTCATCCTGTTTCTAAATCAAACCCTCGATTGGTACCGTCAACTGGACTTGGAACGCCAGATCGCCACTGAACCCAACGATGTCCTGATCGTAAACGACGACCGGCGCGTCGCCGACCAGATTGTCCGGCTGGCCTTTGATTTTGCAAGGGGTAGAGCTGAAGCGATAACCAAAGGAGCCGGTTCGGGCCAGGCGGAGAATGCGAGCCCGGATTCCACGCGGTATCAAGCGCTCCTCCAGTATTCCACCAAGTTGGAGAAACAGGTTCGCGATTCACAGGCCCAACTGCAATCGCTTCAGCAGAAGCTGGATACAGTAACGGGACGGAAGCGCGAGGCGTTGCAGTCGGCAATCTCCGAGACACGGAGTGAACTCGATCTAGCCGACGCGCGCCGGGATGCCCTCAAGAGCATGGTCGAATTCGTCAGCGGAACCAACACCAGCGGCCTGGGAGCCACCGGGCTGAGGGCACAAATCGAATCCCTGGCGCGTTCGCTGCCTGCGGCTTTGACCGAACCCCTGACCGGCAAGGAATCCACTGCTTCAGCCAACGAACCCGTCAGCCCCGCTCTCGCATTGCCCGCCAACAAACCTGAGCCCACCGGCATCTGGGGTCTGGCGATCGATGTTCTCACACTTTTCCGCAAAGTTCGCACGCTCGATCAGGTCATTCATTTGACGGACGCCCTGACGCAGAGCTCCAAAGAGCTTCGCGCGCCTCTAATCGCCGAGCTCAAGCAACTGTCTCAGCGCGGCGATTTGGTAGCCAACCAGCCGGAATCGCAGGATCAGTCCTTCCTGGCCCAGCAAAAAGGCGATCTGGATGCCCTCACGGTACAGTTCAAGCGGATCTCGGCATCGGCACTTCCCTTGAGCAAGCAGGGAATCCTGCTCGGCCTTTACCAGAGGAGCTTGACCCGTTGGCAAGGCACCGTTAAGAGCCGATATGCGGCGGAATTGAGGAACCTGCTGATTCGGCTGGCGCTCCTTGTGGTGGTTCTCGGGGGTGTCATCGGGGCCGCGGAACTCTGGCGGAGAACCATCTACCGCTACATCCAGGATGCGCATCGCCGGCACCAGTTTCTCCTGCTGCGGAGAATTGTTCTCTGGTGTTTGATCGTCATCATCATCGCGTTTTCATTTGCCAGTGAGCTCGGCTCTGTGGCGACCTTTGCAGGGCTCCTGACGGCGGGCGTCGCGGTGGCCTTGCAGAATGTTATTCTTTCGGTGGTCGGGTACTTCTTCCTGATCGGAAAGTACGGGATCCGGGTCGGCGACCGGGTACAGATTGCTGGAGTGACCGGCGAGGTGATTGATATCGGGCTGGTGCGTCTTCACCTGATGGAACTGGGTGTGAGCGGGCCGAAGACCCCGAGCGGTCGCGTGGTGGCCTTTTCGAACTCAATTGTCTTTCTACCTACCGCGGGCCTTTTCAAGCAGATTCCGGGCACTAATTTTGTCTGGCATGAAATCAGCCTGACCCTTTCTCCCGACAGCGATTACCGTGCGGTCGAAGAACGGCTGCTCGCCGTGGTTGAAACGGTGTTCGAGGATTACCGCGAGGCCATGGAACAGCAGCGCCGCCACCTGGAAAAAACGTTTCACACCACTCCTGAGGATGCGTTGCGGCCGAAAAGCCGACTGCGCCTCACTCCTGAAGGACTGGAGGCCGCGATTCGATTTCCGGTGGATTTGCAGAACGCCGTCGAGGTCGATGATCGCATCATGCGCGAACTGCTTAAGGCCATTGATCAGGACCCAAAACTGAAACTGGTGGCGTCCGGGGCCCCGGGCTTGAAGTTGAAGACCGACCTCTCCACCCCCGGTGCACCGGCCCGCTAG
- a CDS encoding B12-binding domain-containing radical SAM protein, with translation MGSPGRKIVLVASDSESSEYMRSTWRQMLLACLPQRFAAYWGTDWSTEHELTPDGQAKYVPHGLRIIESLLLEKFSPDDIAVCYTDQVDLFVGDQTQVVGIHAHNPLGITFATDVYVHLYGRYQEPVNAYEFRRMITHPTLKQHKPHMKIIVGGPGSWQIEKKNLQDEWLIDTIVDGEAEEVTLPLFEAALRGEALPRRVVGHSPQLENIPRIRHRATLGVVEITRGCGRGCQFCSVALRRGKSIPLEHILDNVRTQVAEGADSILLTTEDLFLYDQGPRFDTNVPALRRLFESVAAVPGVNYIALTHGTMAPIVVNPGLIEELTPIAVGKSYTQHHASTHPEKRYTSLFIGVETGSPRLFEMHMKGKAYPFRSEQWPDVMLKGIEILNKNNWFPLCTFIIGLPGERREDTKQTLDLLFALKDAKWAPIPTLFVPLEETKLQKKGGQSAKLVELTDLQWELFCTAWRYNLDFWRNTPSVQWKFIAGVPLYYYFLGRKLFGDVMKYPLLRMGHFPEWYLRRKLYLDFSGRQEPRYRVPERVEVPEHLRRPMIPELEMAQMME, from the coding sequence ATGGGATCACCCGGACGCAAGATTGTTCTCGTCGCGAGCGACTCTGAATCTTCAGAGTACATGCGCAGCACCTGGCGGCAGATGTTGCTCGCCTGTTTACCGCAACGCTTTGCCGCCTACTGGGGCACAGACTGGTCCACCGAACACGAGCTGACGCCCGACGGCCAGGCCAAGTACGTGCCGCATGGTTTACGCATCATTGAGTCCCTGCTCCTGGAGAAGTTCTCTCCCGACGATATTGCGGTCTGTTACACGGATCAGGTCGACCTCTTTGTCGGCGACCAAACGCAGGTCGTCGGAATTCATGCTCATAACCCCCTGGGCATCACCTTCGCCACCGACGTCTACGTCCACCTTTACGGGCGATACCAGGAACCCGTGAATGCGTATGAGTTTCGCCGGATGATCACCCATCCGACGCTGAAACAGCACAAGCCCCATATGAAGATCATTGTGGGCGGGCCGGGCTCCTGGCAGATCGAAAAGAAGAATTTACAGGACGAATGGCTGATCGACACGATTGTGGACGGCGAGGCGGAAGAGGTGACGCTGCCCCTGTTCGAGGCCGCCCTGCGGGGTGAGGCGCTCCCGAGGAGGGTGGTCGGTCATAGTCCACAACTGGAAAACATTCCGCGCATTAGGCACCGCGCCACACTGGGCGTGGTCGAAATTACCCGGGGGTGTGGACGGGGCTGTCAGTTCTGCTCCGTGGCCTTGCGTCGCGGCAAGAGTATTCCCCTCGAGCACATCCTCGACAACGTGCGCACGCAAGTGGCCGAAGGCGCCGATTCCATCCTCCTGACCACCGAGGACCTCTTCCTTTATGATCAGGGGCCGCGTTTCGACACCAATGTCCCGGCGTTGAGGCGGCTCTTTGAGTCGGTGGCCGCCGTGCCCGGGGTGAACTACATCGCCCTCACCCACGGCACCATGGCGCCGATCGTGGTCAACCCCGGACTGATCGAAGAGCTGACCCCGATCGCCGTGGGGAAGAGTTATACCCAGCACCATGCCTCCACCCATCCGGAAAAACGTTACACCTCCCTGTTCATTGGAGTGGAGACCGGATCGCCGCGGCTCTTTGAGATGCATATGAAAGGGAAGGCGTATCCGTTCCGCTCGGAGCAATGGCCCGATGTCATGCTCAAGGGAATCGAGATCCTCAATAAGAACAACTGGTTCCCTCTCTGCACCTTTATCATCGGCCTGCCGGGAGAACGGCGGGAAGACACCAAGCAAACGCTCGATCTGCTGTTCGCGCTGAAGGATGCTAAGTGGGCTCCCATTCCAACGTTGTTCGTGCCCCTCGAGGAGACCAAGCTCCAGAAGAAAGGCGGCCAAAGCGCCAAGCTGGTGGAACTCACCGATCTGCAATGGGAGCTCTTCTGCACCGCCTGGCGTTACAATCTCGACTTCTGGCGGAATACGCCTTCGGTCCAGTGGAAATTCATTGCCGGCGTCCCCCTTTATTATTACTTCCTGGGCCGGAAGCTCTTCGGAGATGTTATGAAATACCCCCTGCTCCGGATGGGCCACTTCCCGGAGTGGTACCTGCGGCGCAAGTTGTATCTCGATTTTAGCGGCCGCCAAGAGCCGCGCTACCGGGTTCCGGAACGCGTCGAGGTGCCGGAGCATCTTCGTCGGCCCATGATTCCTGAGCTCGAAATGGCTCAGATGATGGAATGA
- a CDS encoding FKBP-type peptidyl-prolyl cis-trans isomerase translates to MIEKIALIAFAGLLLPGMNFSADPKVVTTASGLKYIDHKAGAGDEAVKGATVEVHYTGWLYEDGKRTKKFDSSVDAGKPFSFKLGAGQVIKGWDEGVQGMKVGGKRELIIPPDLAYGSRAVGGGLIPPNSTLDFDVELLKVTK, encoded by the coding sequence ATGATTGAGAAGATTGCCCTTATTGCGTTTGCCGGCTTGCTTCTTCCCGGCATGAACTTTTCGGCCGATCCGAAAGTGGTGACCACAGCATCCGGTCTAAAGTACATTGATCACAAAGCGGGAGCAGGCGATGAAGCAGTGAAAGGAGCAACCGTCGAAGTCCATTACACGGGCTGGCTTTATGAAGACGGAAAGCGAACTAAAAAATTTGACAGCTCCGTGGATGCAGGCAAGCCGTTCAGTTTCAAATTGGGGGCTGGACAGGTCATCAAGGGATGGGACGAAGGCGTTCAGGGAATGAAGGTGGGTGGCAAACGGGAATTGATCATCCCCCCTGACCTTGCTTACGGTTCCCGCGCCGTCGGCGGCGGGTTGATCCCTCCCAATTCCACCTTGGACTTTGACGTGGAACTCCTGAAGGTAACCAAGTAG
- a CDS encoding PDZ domain-containing protein: MFTKKLVLTTLMCLALLFLSGILMAADTETRLMRYPDISATRIVFTYGGDLWTVPREGGLAERLTSHPGLEINPKFSPDGKWIAFTGQYDGNTDVFVISAEGGIPKRLTYHPAADLVLGWHPDGKRILFRSSRYSEILRYNKLFLVPVEGGLPEMLPLPYGELTSFSPDGNQIAYNRVGVENRTWKRYRGGWHQFVSIYDLKNNTYEEVPHTTAEDEFPMWYKDAIYFISDRNRTMNIFKYDLKTKEIKQITEHKEYDVKWPSLGADAIVYENGGFLYVLDLKTEKTRKISVRVPSEMLQARPEFKRVERLMRSISLSPSGQRALLEARGEIFTVPAKKGDIRDITNTTAIHHLDPAWSPDGKWIAYLSDQTGEYELYIRSQDGKGEETRITHDGGVYRFRPLWSPDSKKIAFSDKKLRLWYVTVDEKKPVEVDHSMYGRIGDYSWSPDSKWLTYSRAGANRFGAIQLYSLDQKKISPATDGFWADSEPIFDPSGKFLFFVSSRNFHPSFSDFELNPAFNNTRGLYAITLKADAVSPFAPESDEEKGAEKKDEKKDEKKDGNPEKKPGDESKGSAEKPAAGDQGQKPEGKEAKKDEKKVPDVAIDLEGIGNRIVNVPVPAGTYFGLSAAKEKLFYLSFPVTGAGALPPGAPPQGTLHVYDLKKREDAVIISGIGAYDISKEGDKVLYRSQQTLGIVESTPGKKVGDGKLNLAELEVKIDPRAEWNQMFEEAWRIERDFYYDPNMHGLDWPKMKERYGQLLPFVADRTDLNYLIGEMIAELSTSHAYVGGGETPDIHRVSVGLLGADFEPNQGFYRFKKIYRGENWDTSLRSPLTEPGVNVKEGEYLIAVNGKVLHTSVDPYSDFEDLADRQVILKVNGKPSEEGAREVTVHPVRDESGLRYVDWVEGNRRKVAEATGGRVGYMHVPDTAISGVQEFSKAYYAEIGKDGLIVDERFNSGGFIPDFFVERLNRKLLSLWAPREGADFLTPGAAIYGPKVILANGFSGSGGDAFPYYFRRYKIGPIIGERTWGGLVGISRNIPMLDGGSVTAPEFGLWSPDNGGHWDVENHGVDPDIDLDNRPDFVVQGHDPQLEKAIEWVKDALSKEPPKPKRPAYKVEK; the protein is encoded by the coding sequence ATGTTCACTAAGAAGCTCGTCTTGACGACCTTGATGTGTCTTGCCCTGTTGTTCCTTTCCGGAATCCTCATGGCGGCCGACACGGAGACCCGGCTGATGCGCTATCCCGACATCAGCGCGACCCGGATTGTTTTCACTTATGGAGGCGACCTGTGGACCGTTCCCCGAGAGGGGGGGTTGGCGGAAAGACTGACCTCGCATCCCGGCCTCGAAATCAATCCCAAATTCTCACCCGACGGGAAGTGGATTGCCTTCACCGGGCAGTACGACGGCAACACCGACGTCTTTGTCATTTCCGCCGAAGGGGGCATCCCCAAACGCCTGACCTATCACCCCGCCGCGGACCTGGTGTTGGGGTGGCATCCCGACGGCAAGCGCATCCTCTTCCGATCGTCCCGTTATAGTGAGATCCTGCGCTACAACAAACTCTTTCTGGTCCCGGTTGAAGGCGGGCTGCCCGAAATGCTGCCCCTCCCTTATGGCGAACTGACCTCCTTTTCACCCGATGGGAACCAGATCGCCTATAACCGCGTGGGCGTGGAAAACAGGACCTGGAAGCGCTACCGCGGCGGCTGGCATCAGTTTGTCTCCATCTACGACCTGAAGAACAATACCTACGAGGAGGTCCCTCATACCACGGCGGAGGACGAATTTCCGATGTGGTACAAGGATGCCATCTATTTCATCAGCGATCGCAACCGGACGATGAACATCTTCAAGTACGACCTCAAAACCAAGGAGATCAAACAGATCACCGAGCACAAAGAGTACGACGTGAAATGGCCGTCGCTGGGAGCCGATGCCATCGTCTACGAAAATGGCGGATTCCTTTATGTGCTGGATCTGAAAACTGAAAAGACCAGGAAGATTTCCGTTCGAGTCCCAAGCGAGATGTTACAGGCGCGGCCCGAATTCAAAAGGGTCGAGCGCCTCATGAGGTCCATCAGTCTCTCTCCTTCCGGCCAGCGCGCGCTGCTTGAAGCGCGGGGAGAAATCTTCACCGTCCCGGCGAAGAAGGGCGATATCCGCGACATCACCAACACGACCGCGATCCACCACCTGGACCCTGCCTGGTCTCCCGACGGCAAGTGGATTGCCTACCTGTCGGATCAGACCGGGGAATATGAGCTTTATATCCGGTCGCAGGATGGCAAGGGAGAGGAGACGCGCATTACACACGATGGCGGTGTTTATCGCTTCCGGCCCTTGTGGTCGCCCGATAGCAAGAAAATCGCTTTCTCCGATAAGAAACTGCGTCTCTGGTATGTAACTGTCGACGAGAAGAAGCCCGTCGAGGTGGACCATTCCATGTACGGCCGGATTGGCGATTATTCCTGGTCCCCCGACAGCAAGTGGCTCACCTATAGCCGTGCGGGCGCCAATCGTTTCGGCGCGATCCAACTCTATTCGCTGGACCAGAAGAAAATCTCTCCGGCCACCGATGGATTCTGGGCCGATTCCGAGCCCATCTTCGACCCGTCGGGAAAGTTTCTCTTTTTTGTTTCCAGCCGGAATTTCCATCCTTCGTTCAGTGATTTTGAATTGAATCCCGCTTTCAACAACACCCGCGGCCTTTACGCCATCACGCTGAAGGCAGATGCCGTTTCGCCGTTTGCCCCCGAGAGTGACGAAGAGAAGGGCGCGGAAAAGAAGGATGAAAAGAAAGACGAGAAAAAGGACGGCAACCCCGAGAAGAAACCCGGCGATGAAAGTAAGGGGAGTGCGGAGAAACCGGCGGCCGGCGATCAGGGACAGAAACCCGAGGGTAAGGAAGCCAAGAAGGACGAAAAGAAGGTCCCCGATGTGGCCATCGATCTCGAGGGCATCGGAAACCGCATCGTGAACGTCCCGGTCCCCGCAGGGACGTACTTCGGACTGAGCGCCGCCAAGGAAAAACTCTTCTATCTCTCATTCCCTGTGACCGGAGCCGGGGCCCTTCCTCCGGGGGCGCCGCCGCAGGGCACTTTGCATGTTTATGATCTCAAGAAACGCGAAGACGCGGTGATTATTTCGGGCATTGGTGCATACGACATTTCCAAAGAGGGCGACAAGGTCCTTTATCGGAGCCAGCAGACCCTCGGAATCGTCGAAAGCACTCCTGGAAAGAAAGTGGGGGATGGCAAACTCAATCTCGCGGAGCTCGAGGTCAAGATCGATCCGCGCGCCGAGTGGAATCAAATGTTCGAGGAAGCGTGGCGCATCGAGCGCGATTTTTACTATGACCCGAACATGCATGGGCTCGATTGGCCCAAAATGAAGGAACGGTACGGGCAATTGCTCCCGTTCGTGGCAGACCGCACCGATCTGAACTACTTGATCGGCGAGATGATTGCCGAGTTGAGCACCTCTCACGCCTATGTGGGCGGCGGGGAAACCCCCGATATCCACCGGGTTAGCGTCGGCCTGCTGGGTGCGGATTTTGAACCCAACCAGGGTTTCTATCGTTTCAAAAAGATCTACCGGGGAGAAAACTGGGACACCAGCCTCCGCTCCCCTCTCACCGAGCCCGGCGTCAATGTGAAGGAGGGCGAATATCTCATTGCGGTCAATGGCAAGGTCCTGCATACGTCGGTCGATCCCTACAGCGACTTCGAGGATTTGGCCGACCGGCAGGTCATCCTGAAAGTCAATGGCAAGCCCAGCGAAGAGGGGGCCCGCGAGGTGACGGTACACCCCGTCCGGGATGAGTCCGGGCTGCGCTATGTCGATTGGGTGGAGGGGAATCGCCGCAAGGTCGCGGAGGCCACGGGAGGCCGGGTAGGTTACATGCATGTGCCCGACACGGCCATTTCCGGAGTTCAGGAATTCAGCAAGGCGTACTACGCGGAAATCGGCAAAGATGGACTGATCGTCGACGAACGGTTCAACTCCGGCGGGTTCATTCCGGACTTTTTCGTGGAGCGCTTGAATCGCAAGTTGCTTTCGCTGTGGGCGCCTCGAGAAGGGGCGGATTTTCTTACCCCCGGCGCGGCCATTTACGGGCCAAAGGTCATTCTGGCCAATGGCTTTTCCGGCTCCGGGGGGGATGCTTTCCCCTATTATTTCCGCCGCTATAAAATCGGTCCCATCATCGGAGAGCGGACCTGGGGTGGACTTGTCGGGATTTCCCGGAACATCCCGATGCTCGACGGCGGATCTGTGACTGCACCCGAGTTCGGCCTGTGGTCCCCTGATAACGGCGGTCATTGGGATGTCGAAAATCATGGTGTCGATCCTGACATTGATCTCGACAACCGTCCCGACTTCGTCGTCCAGGGCCACGATCCTCAACTCGAAAAAGCGATCGAATGGGTCAAGGACGCCCTTTCAAAGGAGCCCCCGAAGCCCAAGCGGCCGGCGTACAAGGTCGAGAAATAG
- a CDS encoding GGDEF domain-containing protein, whose protein sequence is MTGTNKFFKDLMDNLYDGVYFVDSGRKITYWNRGAERITGYSKAEVVGGRCADNMLRHVDDAGNLLCLAGCPLAKTIQDGEVREAEIYLHHKMGHRIPVQVRVTPLRDEDGKIVGAIEVFSENSSRVSANQRILELEKVAFLDPLTGVGNRRYTEMILEGRLNELHRYGWPFAVLFFDIDNFKQVNDTHGHDVGDQVLKVVSRTLLANLRSFDFIGRWGGEEFFGIVVNVDEEQLLQIANKFRFLVEHSSIPIGKKTLRVTVSIGATLARREDTLVTLVKRADELLYKSKTAGRNRISI, encoded by the coding sequence ATGACTGGGACGAACAAGTTCTTTAAAGACTTGATGGATAACCTGTATGACGGGGTCTATTTCGTCGACAGCGGGAGAAAGATCACCTACTGGAACCGGGGAGCGGAGCGCATTACGGGTTATTCGAAGGCGGAAGTGGTGGGCGGCCGGTGCGCGGACAACATGCTCCGGCATGTCGATGACGCCGGCAATTTGCTCTGTCTTGCGGGATGCCCGCTGGCAAAGACCATCCAGGATGGGGAGGTCCGGGAGGCGGAAATTTACCTTCACCATAAGATGGGCCACCGCATCCCGGTCCAGGTCCGCGTGACCCCACTCCGCGATGAGGACGGGAAAATCGTGGGGGCCATCGAAGTCTTCAGCGAGAATTCCTCCCGGGTCTCCGCCAATCAACGCATTTTAGAGCTGGAAAAGGTGGCGTTCCTCGATCCACTGACCGGCGTCGGCAACCGGCGTTACACGGAAATGATCCTGGAAGGGCGCTTGAATGAACTGCACCGGTATGGGTGGCCCTTCGCGGTGCTCTTCTTCGACATCGACAACTTCAAACAAGTCAACGATACCCACGGTCACGACGTGGGGGACCAGGTTCTGAAAGTCGTCTCCCGGACCCTTTTGGCCAACCTGCGTTCCTTTGATTTTATCGGCCGTTGGGGCGGGGAGGAATTCTTTGGCATTGTGGTGAATGTGGACGAGGAGCAACTTCTCCAGATCGCCAACAAATTTCGCTTCCTGGTGGAACACTCGAGTATCCCGATTGGGAAGAAAACGCTTCGAGTGACCGTATCCATCGGCGCGACGTTGGCGCGCCGGGAAGATACCCTGGTCACCCTGGTGAAGCGTGCCGATGAGCTTCTGTATAAAAGCAAAACGGCAGGTAGAAACAGAATTTCTATATAA
- a CDS encoding GxxExxY protein: MSLLYEEITGKILAASFEVINELGAGFLEGVYEKALTIALRDTGLDVQVQVPLKVIFRGHCVGEYYADLLVEDKVIVELKAVKALLPEHQAQVINYLKATSRKVGLLRNFGHPKLEYYRLYGPGTRPADDAQDRHDCARG; the protein is encoded by the coding sequence ATGTCTCTATTATATGAAGAGATCACAGGTAAGATTTTGGCGGCGTCTTTCGAGGTAATAAATGAGTTGGGGGCTGGCTTTCTTGAAGGCGTCTATGAGAAGGCGTTGACTATTGCGCTTCGAGACACAGGACTGGATGTACAGGTGCAGGTTCCGCTGAAGGTCATCTTTCGGGGCCACTGTGTCGGAGAGTACTACGCCGATCTGCTGGTTGAGGACAAGGTGATTGTGGAATTGAAAGCGGTGAAGGCACTCCTGCCAGAACATCAAGCTCAGGTGATTAACTATTTGAAAGCAACCAGCAGGAAGGTCGGGCTTCTGAGAAATTTTGGCCATCCCAAACTGGAGTACTACCGTTTATACGGGCCTGGTACGAGACCGGCAGACGATGCCCAGGATAGACATGATTGTGCTCGCGGCTAA
- a CDS encoding acetamidase/formamidase family protein, which produces MKRRSILLLCVFMITAGGFAQTGQNPGGPSGKEYTLKATPKTVAWGYYDASTPPVLRVKSGDTVEVQTLITSSPARLEGAGLDPAKVEPALREIFKVVTNKGPGGHILTGPVYVEDAEPGDVLEIRILSIKLAIPYAYNGFRPGSGFLPEDFPYARMRIIPLDEQRIVARFADGIEIPLRPFFGSIGVAPPEVSGRISSAPPWIHAGNLDNKELVAGTTLFIPVHARGALFLAGDGHAAQGNGEVDITALETSLVGRFQLIVRKDLHLLWPRAETPTHFITMGLHEDLNEATKMAVREMIDFLVSEKHLTRDEAYMLTSTAADLSITQLVDGNKGVHAMIPKAVFKK; this is translated from the coding sequence ATGAAACGACGCTCCATCCTATTGCTGTGTGTGTTCATGATCACCGCTGGGGGTTTCGCCCAGACAGGTCAAAATCCAGGCGGCCCCAGTGGCAAAGAATACACCCTAAAGGCCACTCCCAAGACTGTGGCCTGGGGGTATTACGATGCCAGTACCCCCCCGGTCCTCCGTGTCAAATCGGGGGACACGGTCGAGGTCCAAACTTTGATTACCTCAAGTCCGGCGCGACTCGAAGGGGCGGGCCTTGATCCCGCCAAGGTCGAGCCTGCGTTGCGTGAGATTTTCAAGGTGGTCACCAACAAGGGACCGGGTGGCCACATCTTGACGGGGCCGGTCTATGTTGAAGATGCTGAGCCCGGAGATGTGTTAGAGATCCGCATTCTCTCGATCAAACTGGCCATCCCGTATGCGTACAACGGATTCAGGCCCGGCAGCGGTTTTTTGCCTGAGGATTTTCCGTACGCCCGCATGAGAATCATCCCGCTCGATGAACAACGGATAGTTGCTCGCTTTGCCGATGGGATTGAGATCCCTCTGCGGCCTTTCTTCGGCAGCATCGGAGTGGCCCCTCCCGAGGTTTCGGGCCGAATCAGCAGTGCCCCACCGTGGATTCATGCCGGCAACCTCGACAATAAGGAACTGGTCGCCGGAACAACCCTCTTCATCCCCGTCCACGCGCGCGGAGCCCTCTTCCTGGCGGGAGACGGGCATGCGGCCCAGGGGAACGGCGAGGTGGATATCACTGCGCTGGAGACTTCGCTGGTCGGAAGATTTCAACTGATCGTCCGCAAGGATCTCCATTTGCTTTGGCCTCGCGCCGAGACGCCCACTCATTTTATTACCATGGGGCTCCACGAAGACTTGAACGAGGCAACAAAGATGGCAGTGCGGGAAATGATTGACTTCCTGGTCAGCGAAAAACACCTCACGCGCGACGAGGCCTACATGCTCACCAGTACTGCGGCCGACCTGAGTATCACCCAGCTCGTGGACGGCAATAAGGGTGTGCATGCCATGATTCCCAAAGCGGTCTTTAAGAAGTGA